The DNA region GTTATCATCGGCTGTATATACATTCAACGATCTGATTGATATCGAACGGGACCAGAAACATCCACGCAAAAAAAATCGACCGTTGGCCGCTGGCCGGGTTACTCCCGGAACGGCCATTGTTTTGACCTTATTTCTGGCAGTGGCGGGACTGGTCAGTGCCTGGTTCATGAATCTGGCATTCTTTTACTCTGCCATTGTATTTCTTACGCTCAATGTACTGTACTCCCTGCACCTCAAGAACCTGATCATTGTTGACGTTTTGGCAGTGGCGATGAGCTTTGTTGTACGGGCGTATGCCGGAGCGTTTGCCATAGATGTCCCCGCTTCAACCTGGATGCTGATAAACACGCTGTTGCTGGCTCTCTTTCTAGGCTTGGGCAAGCGGCGATACGAGTTGGTTTGGCTCGAAGACTCCGCCGCCCACAGGAAAACACTCAGCATGTATTCCTCTGCTTTGCTGGACCAGTTCATCGCGGTTGTGACTGCGGCTATCATAGTGATTTATATGCTGTACAGTTTCTCAACCGAGGTCTCAGTCAAGCTTGGCACCGACAACCTGTTTGTGACAATTCCGTTTGTGATCTATGGCCTGTTTCGGTATCTGTATCTCATCCACCGGGAAGATCAAGGCGGCTCGCCTACACAAGTGCTGATAAGCGACAAACCAATATTGCTCACGGTGATGCTATGGCTAATTACGGCCAGTCTCGTTCTATATGTCATTTGAAGATAGTCCTTCTCCTTACATGCACAATATTCGCTGCAGCGCTGCTTTCCTGTGATGATAAGGAAAGCAGCAGTGCACCGCCTATCAAAGAAGCTGGTCCCAATCTGCAAACTCTGGCTGATTGGCCCTTTGATGCCGACGCGTTATTTCCCGATGCAGTAGATTCGATCAATGTCAAACGCACAGAATCAATACAGGTCATGCGGCTCGGCGAAATGCCTGAATTCCTGGGGGAAATGTCAGATCATTATATTTCGTACAATTGTGTTGGGGTGGCCGTAACCACATTTGATGTGGGCGGAGTGTCCGTTGATGTGCAAATCGCTCAGTGTGCCGAATTGCAGGACGCCTATGGTCTCTATGCCAGCCACAGGCCTCATGGAGTATTGCTTACACCGCCGGGAGCAGAATCGTATGTCGTTGGTAGTACCCGCTATTTCACTCACTTCGAATATTTCATTACCCTGTCAACTAAGCAGGTAGCAGACAGCATTGCAATTACTACTCTGGCCTGGCTGATCGACCGAAACATTGAGTCAATCCCCGAAACGCCACCGTTCTTCATTGTTTTTCCGTACCGCAACCGGATAGCTGCCTCGGCTCATTATTATCCGTACAACTACCTCGGTATTCCTAATTTCAACAGCGTCTACACAATCGACTACTTGTCCGGAGGCGATACTATCACCGTTTTCCTGGCGCCGGACCCAAGCGGTAAGCAGTATATATCACTGCGTAGCTATGCCATGGACATCGGCAACCTGTATGAAGTGTCTACCACGATCAGATTCGAAGGTGGGCATGGGCTGTCTTTTGAACATCCTCAGGCTGGTCAGATCGTCGCCGGACTGGCACGTACTAATATTGTGGGGATAGTCGGCTATGGGACATTACCCGATGAAGCTCTGCTGTCGAAGTGGGTGGACGGGTTGATCAAGTAGTAAGAAACGGTATCAAACAATGTGTGGATGATACGTAGTTTTCACCAATCTGCCGGCCTGGTCAATAGTTGGTTGACAAACGAAGCGACAGCCCTTACCTAATATGCTCAAACAGAGACGCGCCGGTAGACGAAGTTTAATAATCGGCTACCAGTCGCGTAGGTGCAGTTGAGTACGAATTGTACTTCAAACCCGGAGTTGTGAATGGCTGCAAAACGTGCCGGGGACATCATGATTCCCCTGAACAAGTATCCGCATATCCCCCATTGGTTCACTCTGCGACAGGCTGTTGCTGAACTTGAGAAATCTGTCCTGGAGATCAACGGACGTAGCTCTCTACCGCGAGCCTTACTTGTCTTCGACGAGAAATACCGCCTGCTGGGAGTCGTCCGTCGGCGTGACATTCTTAGCGGTCTGGAACCCAATTTCCTTCATCATTTGTCGGTCCATTCTGAGCGTTCTCCGCTGGAGCTGGACGTTGACCCCAACCTGGCTGAGGTCTCCTCTGGT from Candidatus Zixiibacteriota bacterium includes:
- a CDS encoding decaprenyl-phosphate phosphoribosyltransferase yields the protein MLFDILRLIRPAQWLKNGIMVLALVFAGELNHPEKVGLTLLAIAIYCLLSSAVYTFNDLIDIERDQKHPRKKNRPLAAGRVTPGTAIVLTLFLAVAGLVSAWFMNLAFFYSAIVFLTLNVLYSLHLKNLIIVDVLAVAMSFVVRAYAGAFAIDVPASTWMLINTLLLALFLGLGKRRYELVWLEDSAAHRKTLSMYSSALLDQFIAVVTAAIIVIYMLYSFSTEVSVKLGTDNLFVTIPFVIYGLFRYLYLIHREDQGGSPTQVLISDKPILLTVMLWLITASLVLYVI
- a CDS encoding CBS domain-containing protein; this translates as MAAKRAGDIMIPLNKYPHIPHWFTLRQAVAELEKSVLEINGRSSLPRALLVFDEKYRLLGVVRRRDILSGLEPNFLHHLSVHSERSPLELDVDPNLAEVSSGTLSHTMQKQAEIVISEVMQPIGASVASDDHLVKVIHVMIERDLNLIPVLEDGRVVGVVRSVDVFHEIANILL